DNA from Malus sylvestris chromosome 11, drMalSylv7.2, whole genome shotgun sequence:
tcaagtagcaaacagtcatgcagatgctttggcttgcctcgcctcagcggtggaagacaagatttggagaaaaattcaggtcaaattgttggcaacaccaagcaccatagttgcggaagtatgcaacttacaacaggaggatagttggattaccccaatttatagattccttactcatggcacccttccaaatgacaaagtctaagataagcaaattcgatacaaggttacctgttacttgatcattaatgaccaactctacaagcggggttttaacctaccatacctaagatgccttacgcccgcagaggcggaaactgtcatttGGGAAATAcgtgaaggagtctgcggagatcatgctggatctcgatccctagcacacaaggcttttcgccaaggatattactggccaacactccaccaagatgccatcagaatatcctgctcatgtgataagtgtcaacgttacgcaactattccttactcccctcccgagccgctcactcctatgatcagccctttggcccttcgcctaatggggacttgatttgataggcccaatgcctgcaggaaAGGGCaaagttcgctatgcaatcgttgtagttgactacttcacaaagtgggccgaagtagaacccttggcaaccattactgaggtaaaaatagaagactacatatggaagaacatcctttgtagattcggcattcccaatgcgatagtcactgacaacgggcgacagttcaacaacaataagttcaggatctaagttcaacatcaatttatgttttgcctccccagctcatccccagtctaatggacaagttgaagctattaacaaaataatcaagcgaactttgaaaatcagcttggacaaggctaaaggttgttccagaatttgtaccccaagttgttggtcataccgcacttcgtatcggacatcaacaggagaaacctcattctcacttacctttggtacagaggcagttgtcctagttaagcttgagcaagcaacgtttcgAGTCCAGAattacgtgcaaagcgaaaatgacaaacaacttaccctcaacttagatctagtcgaggaacacagaaactagGCTGACTTGaagaatgtcgcctacaagcagtacatctccaactactatgactcaagggtcaaacctcgttctttcaaagtgggggactgggtattgaagaaaagattactctgcaacagagtcccgagtgaaggaagacttagtccaaactgggatgaaccgtttgaagttgttggcatcagtcgccctggctcttacaagcttagaagctccgatggcaagacccttggccatccatggaacgctgatcacttgaagtactattacaagtaaactcacattgtacaagagttaagcttcagccgttcggcatcctatgcaacgaagactatttgacatgaattcaataaagaggtgatttagacaacttggtcctaatcctcttacattcctaacaATGAagcactcgggttcaaagcttcaacatgaatgcttccaacatgaaacaaagtctaagtatatgtcaacaaaactatacaaataaacaaacaacttcatagtatattcattcaatcacacattccaacacattcatacataagccaactgtgctttgaaagggttcaacatactttgtgtcattcgacacttgctacaatgtgcctagacaccttgcccttattcttaccaaccaggtgatgaaatgtgaagaaggaactcatcttcatgctaccaaccaggtgataaaatgtacaacttgtactctaatatcatttggcaacttgccactcatgccaccaaccaggtgaagaaggaactcatctttatgtgaccaaccaggtgatgaaatgtacaaccagtactctccttcatgccaccaactaggtgatgaaatgtacaacccgtactctaatatcatttggtaacttgccactcatgccaccaaccaggtgaagaaggaactcatcttcatgccaccaaccaggtgatgaaatttacaacacgtactcttcttcatgccactaaccagttgatgaaatgtacaacctctactctaatatcatttggcaacttgccattcttgccaccaaccaggtgatgaaatgtacaacctgtactctaatatcatttggcaacttgccactcatgccaccaaccaggtgaagaaggaactcatcttcatgccaccaaccatgtgatgaaatgtacaacctgtactctccttcatgccaccaaccaagtgatgaaatgtacaacccgtactctaatatcgtttggcaacttgccattcatgccaccagccagaggaagaaggaactcatcctcgtgccaccaactaggtgatgaaatgtgatgaaaggtgatgaaggaactcacattcgtaccaccaaccaagtgatgaaagcaactcaccattcattccacctaccagaagaagagtggtacaacttgtacatatgaactcctagcattcacaaataataaaaaaccctcaagcttgacaactcaactaggggagcacttatgcccaacaagagttatagtcaccaacaaagtcttattgcaagccaacaacaactttagtgcatggcatacgaagatcaagctattcagccctcttgcatatgcttcaaacatttcccctccgtaacaatgcaaacactacaattttcaaaagcttcacacattcttgatcaagacagtgtgaagcaaaaccaatttatggtgccaacaagagcttcatcaatggagggcaaccacaattctcaaaaagcttcacacactcttgatcaagacagtgtgaagcaaaaccaatttatggtgccaacaagagcttcatcaaaggagttcaaccacaattcttaaaagcttcacacactcttgatcaagacagtgtgaagcaaaatcaatttatggtgccaacaagagcttcatcaatggagggcaaccacaattctcaaaagcttcacacacttttgatcaagacagtgtgaagcaaaaccaatttatgatgccaacaagagcttcatcaatggatggcaaccacaattctcaaaaagcttcacacactcttgatcaagacagtgtgaagcaaaaccaatttatggtgccaacaagagcttcatcaaaggagttcaaccacaattcttaaaagcttcacacactcttgatcaagacagtgtgaagcaaaatcaatttatggtgccaacaagagcttcatcaatggagggcaaccacaattctcaaaagcttcacacactattgatcaagacagtgtgaagcaaaaccaatttatggtgccaacaaaagctttatcaaaggagttcaaccacaattctcaaaagcttcacacactcttgatcaagacagtgtgaagcaaaaccaatttatggtgccaacaaaagcttcatcaatggagggcaactacaattctcaaaccttcgaagcaaattcaaaactgttcgaagcaaattcaatttatatggttcatccaaaccttcgactagtacaaagtgtggcttgcatcacaaatGGTGAACTTGCTTTTACAAGTCATAGTCCTTTTGAAAATTACATTCAAATGTAACATCCTAATAGGAAGATGGAACCTCAAATTTCAAATGACTGATTGGTTTGGCGATCCACTTTCTTCATTGTAACATCGTAATAGCTTACCAATCATATTCAAACACTATTTGTGTGAAAATGATAAGGAAATCGTGCCAATAACTTAATCATCATTCCATTTCAATTAggccaaatcggataaatgaTCCTTGTGGTCACAAGGTATTCGGAAGATAGCtcatgtactaaaaaaaactcggatttaaacccctgtggtgtactccgttagcaaatttagtccaaaagtgaTTTTTCCGTTAACTATCTGTTAATACATGGGTAAAATTGTACTTAACATGTAAACCCTATTATTTAccctatttaaaaataaaaaaaaccagccaaacaaaacaaacctaGAACCTCTCTCCGCGACCCACTTCTCCATCTCCTCCCTCTTCACCTCCCATCCCTTCTCTCTCCCCAAACCCACTACTTCCTCATCACTTCTCCAAGTAGAATACAACATATTCTAAACCCCAATTCTAATTTTAGCATAATTTtcaaactaaataaaaataaactaaataGAATTTAATacgtttgtaccatacttgaccaatcccgaaactactgagcaccggtcaacgttataccgtcaatgacccagaagagtttccctccaactaggaggccaatcatagcccgacacgtgtcgacattagaagctaatcatagtgcgacacgtgtcaacatcagaagccaatcacaacacgacacgtgtcaatgtcagaatgaaactagaaactctcttctataaatagagatcattctctcacaatatttcctaatgtcatttgtactaaatcattcactaatactcactaaaggagagtttgaacctatgtacttgtgtaaaccctttacaattaatgagaactcctctactccgtggacgtagccaatctgggtgaaccacgtacatcttgtgtttgctttcctgtctctatccatttacatacttatccacactagtgaccggggcaatctagcgaaggtcacaaacttaacactttctgttgtaccaaagtcctcgctgattttgtgcatcaacataacgCATAGATACAAAACAAGTAATTAAATACAAACTTTActcagaaaataaaaatctaaaatttccAACATTTGCAACAATGTACTTGGGGATTGAATCGTAATTGCCACACTTCAGACGGCGGGGCTTTGAGACTGGCCACGATATTGTTGGTATTAACATCAAATACCCTGACGAAGCTATCCAGCAAAGCCGAGGTGGCGATGCGGCCGGAGGGGTGGGCCAATACCGAAGCCACACCAAGGCAGTGGCAGGTCATTTTTCCCCGGTTCACCAGCTCGTCCGGTTGCCATAACCTCACGATCCCTGGGggggaggtgaagagggagGAGATGGAGAAGTGGGTCGCGGGGTGAGGTTCTGGGTTTGTGGGTAAATAATAGGGTTTAGACTTCAAAACACAATTATTAATAGGGTAAATAATAGGGTTTAGACGTCAAAGTACAATTTTACCATGTATTAACAAATAGTTAACGGAAAAATCACTTTttgactaaatttgctaacggagtacaccacaggggtttaaatccgagttTTTTTAGCACATGGGCTATCTTTcaaataccttatgaccacagggatcatttatccgatttggccTTTCAATTATGTATAAACAAATAAGTGTATTTATATCTCAAAACAAGGGCAATAATCAACGGGGCAAGCGAGACCAACCCTAGAAAGAAATTGTCAGTTGAACATCAAAGTGTGTGACGACAAATAAACGGAATATAAAATCACGAATAATACATTGTTAATGGAAATGAAAGagaatagggtaaattacacaaaactacctcaactattgggccaATCACAGTTgcatacctcatctttaaaacatttcaatgtcataactcatcttacgaatttgttacaATATCAGACATCTGTTAGGTTTTCTGTCAATCTCTCTGACGTGGCTTGAGACGGGGCCCACTTCATATTCCAACtagattaaaatattaaaaataaatctttttaatattttatacaACAAATATGGGACCCACCCTTTATCCTCATCACACTTCTTCCTTGCTCCCGTCTTCCCTCAACCCTAAACTCAAATCCCACCTGCACCAACATCCCCCCCAGCCTTCTCGGCCACTCATCTCACTCCCCCACTCTTCCCTTCTCTCCCCAGAAACAAAcaaattttgaaacaaaaaaatccttttttttttttgcaggtgATCGATTTTGCCGATTCACCCCCCACCCCAGCGCCCTCGTGGCACGTCAACATCGCTCCCCGCCTCCTCTCTCGAACCCTaaaccaaaacccagaaaaacccaATCAAACCCGCTCTCCTTCGACCCCAGAACCCAAGCACAGTTGCCTCTCCTCCCCTAAGCCAAAACCCACAAACTCTTGAGCAAAGGCTGAAGCTTTCTCCGAAACAGGCTATGGGGATGATTAGTGCTAAGAATTTGAAATTTAGGGCTAGGATTTGGGTGGAATTGGggtattttgtttgaaattggtTACATGGATTAATTTGGTGAGGGTGATGGGTGTGTAGGAGGAGGGGAAGGGAAAGGGGGAGGAGCGCCATGGGAGGGAGGTggagatggaggaagagagggCGGTGGGGTTCTGGTTCTGGCGGCGAAGGAAGGTTGGGGGGACACGGGTGGATGGGGAAGAAGGggtgtaaaaaattaaaaaattaactaaatatttagtttttaatatttttttaatttttaataaagagTGGGCCCCGCCTTAAGCTACGTCAGCATTTAATGGAAAAATTGACAGACAAActggtatgacattgaaatgttttaaggaTGGGGTATGAAACTATGATTAGCCCAATAATTGagatagttttatgtaatttaccctactAATTTGTCAAGATAGCTACACAAACCGCAAAAATATAgggatgtgatattcacacacccctttttacttctctcatatctttttaattttcggcagTCAAATCGGATGAAtcgaagaagatcaaatgacagaaattaacaaggggtgtggaagaagtaaaaagggatgaGTGAATAGCACACCCCAAAATATATTATGACTAACTTAATTCTCATACTAAACTACAAAGTATATTTATAAAGAGTAAAACCTAAAAAACCCTAATCAGATAAACAAGATTCAAacacaaacaataaaataaataactttccGACAATGTTTGCACAAGTGCATGTGGACATATAAGATTGGTACAAAATGAACATCCAAAAAGTAACTGTACAACGAACCCAAACTGCTATCGTGATGGACAAACAGGCAGGACAATATTTGGAGAATGAAAATAGCCTGtatggtcagaaattattttgaattttaaatataaaattaaacacaaataatacttaatgaaaactgactgcatgatgtacgatgaacagttaggatcctcacaaagaggatccgaagaGCATCCTCATCCCCAAGCCAACTCCCTTTGAGGTCAAGCAACCATCTCAACACTCACAAACCTGAATGCCTTAAAAGTCTGATTTCTGTATTTTCAAACCATCAAAACCAGTCTCCAAGTTTTAGTTTCGGTTCTCCCTTATATATACAACACTGGTCTCTCTAAACACATATTACGCGTGACTTAATAATTTTTGTTTGGATTTGTCAAGAGACGTTCACATATAATATAACTTACGCGCGGGATTGTTAATTAAAGAAGCCTTTTCATGCTTGTTAATGCAACATTAAGCAGGAGGACTCATGAATGAAAGCTTCGAAAGAACATAGCTTCGCGCTCAAGTGGAACGCCATGTAATCAAACTTATGGTTGATGTTGTAGAGAATGTAAATCCCGTATGCAATTGTTGGTTGATGTTTAAGCTAAACGATTAGTTTAGATAAATGTTCATTTGGTAAGCATGTGTGGAGCGTTTTAATTTGTGCTACACTGCTCATTTTCTAACATAGGGCTATGTTTGAGTGAGAAATTTTCAAGTCGTGGACTTTAAAgccaaattattaaaaaaaaaaaagttttaacaaaacattcatggtactgttcacttttaacgcaAGACCACAATTTTGCTTTTAACtggcactattcactatacctttaaaaagaacttttcgttaaaagaaaagtttttttagactttcgttttgttagttttcctttaaaaaaatgaCCACAAAACGTCGAATGTAAGGGAGTAAGAAATGCACTATAGAACATTACAAAGGCATATGTATAAAAGGGATTTGCAAATGACTTCTTTCAATTTAATCCCTCTCACATGCCTTATAGTGTTTGTATGATGCATTTTCTAATCCCCCCTGTACAACATTTTGTGATCTTTTCTTTAAccgtcggatcaaatgaattgaaaaatatcaatgGACGAATATTAACAACGGTGAGAAAGGTAAATGACCAAAGAATGAAAACCCTCCACCGTAATATATTGAACCTACATTAACAAAACCCCATAAAACAAACACAAAGGAAGAAAACTTAAGCAAATGCGACACCTTCTTTCCATCAGGTTTATCAATAATTTTAAACCGGTGTGATCCTTCCAGTCTATCAAGATACATTCATATTTTAACTTTTGACGTTCTTCTTCGGGCGTTAACAAATACATAGAAGGCCAAAAGGAGTAAAACAAGAGTTCCGCCTAACGAGAGGACCTTTATGCTCGTGCCATATGTGCTGTTCTGCATCCTCTCCCAAATTCCCTGCAATTTAGATGCATTAGTTAATGGAACTAAGTTTGTTCAATCAAATTATTTGGGGTGCTAAAACGGCTAAATTTCTTCCTGCATCTCCCCTCAACAGACATCAGAGAAATACAAATTTCAGTTTTCTGTAAACAGCTAAACAAAATAATGAAGCAGATTTGTTCAGGAACATTCCATGTGGCCAAAGCATTCCAATCATAATGACATCCTGTTTTTGTAAAAAGGCAAGAGCACGGGACCAGTTCGATGATTATGTACAGAATATGTAAAACAAGTAGGCAACATGTTCAAGAACAAGGCCATCACCGCACTTCAAAGCGATATATAAAAGCTGGAACTCCGCATATGCATAAAAGAAAATAACCACATACGTCCCAATAAGGACACTAGACAGAGGTTCCTAGTGAATGTCTAATGGTTAATGTAATTGTGGGATAAACCCAAGCTACTCTCTCATGATAAACAAACAGTCAGGATATGATTTGGATAATGAAAATAACCATGATGCTTGGTTGAATACAATTCACAAGACATATTTGAGGTCAAGCAGCCTCAGGAAAGATTTTCTATATTCTAAATCCAAACCACCATTAACAATTTCCAGCAACAATTACTACTTCAGTTCCAAACCCCCATTATAATAAgagtttaaaagttgatgtTGGATACCACCTGTAAAACATCTAAACATGAACGCCTATAAAAGGTTTCAATTTCCTATAACATCGCAAAGTATTTTCTTCAACCACAACTACATTTTCTCTTCCAACTGACAAAACTAAAAAAGTCATGGTTGACTGTAAATTTATCAAATTAAGAGAAAAGCAGACACTATAAAATAGTCTAACACATCTTGCCACGtgcatatgtatttatttaacaTAGGGAATTATTAGCcttgaaaaaaataaacttaCTGTGATGCCAAAACTACGCTTATGTTGATTTGCAAAGATATTTTGTGCATATTTATAAAGCTCCACATCAAGGTGGTTAAGTTCCCTTATCTGCTGGAGGACCATTTCAGGAACCTGGAGGCGTGCCTGTAAATTTTTAACGGTCAGAATGACATctaaaaggagaagagagagcCCATTGAGTATTTTGCCTCTTGGCACGTAGGGCATGCCAATTGGCCATCCAATGTAGTCTCCTTGGTTTGTGTTTAATTATTCAGTTTACTAATTTATCCTTATGAtataagttttcttttttttcctctccaCTTTAGCAGTTTTTTAAACTAAagggtttttttaatttttattttgatagtTCCACCTGAAAAGGCAACATGCGGTTTGCAATATTTATATCCGATAAATCAGAGGTTCTATATGTTATAGATTACAGGTGCGTCTAACCAAGAAGAGAATTGAGTACAAGGATGAATGGATGCTGTGCACAGACATTAATGAATGATGTAAAACATCATCTATTGTACCATCTACTTTGAAGAAACTAGAAACTTAATGCTACCTGCTTAGTAAAGTTTGCGGGGGAGATTCTCTTCAAAGAAGAGGTGCGCCGGTTTGCTTGGGTCTTTCGTAAACTGGAAATGCAGTCTTCATAAGCTTCCATAAGCTCTCCCACAGTCATCTAATAAGGTGTAGAGAGGATTAAAGTCAACAAAGTGGAAGCCAGATCAACTATCATTGTGCCAATATGAAAAATGGCTTACATTTCCTTTCACTGCTTCAACAGTTTCAGGTGAAGCAATCTCACTTTCCTTTCCATCTAGGGTTCTGTTCTGTCATATTAAAAAAACAGCAGTAAGAAAATTGCTAAATCATTTTCCAATATGAGCAATCCACATACTGATGATGGCCTTTTCTAATTACCCGAAGTTCATTATTATCTGACTTGGAATCTGAAACTGAGTAGCTCTGTTCTGTAGCACAAGCAGAGGAATAAGATGAATGCCAGGTTTATAGTGTAAATCAACCCTATATAGATATCAACATGTTACCCAAAGCAATATGCAACATATAATTTGGTAATACCCAAACTCAGCTTGAGGCATAATACAGTTCAAACTCAAACTAAATATTCTCAACTTTGTGCTACAACTCCATTTTTTTTAGAGTACTGCACCTGAACAAGGTTAAATAACAGAAATTTTAAGTAGATACCACACTGACCGGGTTTGCTGTCAGTAGCACTCTCCTCACTAGAATTTGATCTTCCTAGCTGTGAAATCACCTGGGCGCCAACTACATTTGCAAACATGGTTGCAGATTCTCTGTGCTCCTCCGTGAGACCAACATATAACATATCATCCAACCTCTTctgaaaaatttacaaattgcTACAGATTACAACCATAGGGAAAAATGGATTATGTGATAAAACATTTATACAAAATACTATGGAAAACTTACTTTTGCAACTTCCAGTACATGTTCACCAAGATGTTTATACCTCTGTACGCAATGGCGTACTTCATGTGATTCTGATAGATAGGAGTTGTTTGTCAATCCTGCAACCTTTTGAACTAGAGAGTCAaccataaaataaattaaagtatTATATACATATGTGTGCGTAATGATGCTTCAACATAAAGAGATCTCATAAATTCATCATTTTCTAGCCACAGAGGGGTGCACATGTGATAGGTTTCTACCCCAAAGAAGGAGCCTATTATGGAAAAGTGAGACAAAACCTACAAAAAGCAGCTGCTTGTAGTTGCTTCAGGAAACTACTAAAGCATTTCAAATTATTTGAGATTCAAAAAGTTTTAACACCCCCAAAGATTGCTGAAGTTTCGACAACAAAGTGGAAGGATATCCCTTCCACACTAGATTCTGTGTTGGTACCACCAAGGTCAAAATATTGGTTGATATCTCAGTACCGCAGCCAATATATTGACATTGGATCATAATATAAAAACATTAAATCAGTCCAAGTAGaagaaaaatcaacaaaaaggtTTTATCGGCAGAATCTCAttattaagaaaaataagcaACTATTTAGTATCTAAGACTCTAAGCAAAGCTTTCTAGCATTTTCACAACTCATGCATAGAGCAAAACTAAAAATAAGCACTAACAATTTCCACGATGTTCTAAAACTATAGGAGAATAAACAACCTGGAATGTTTCTCCGTTGTGAACAATTTCTTGAGCTATAGGGTCATTGATGTACTCATGTAATGGCATCACAACTTCCTCCATGTTGTACGGGTCATTGCTCTGAACATCATCTGAGCCTCTTTGCTCTTGACCATCTCTCTGTCCAGAAAAGTCAATACAATTACAAATAATGTGCAAAGGAGAAATACAGCACTTTAACAgaaatataccaagcatgagAGCTGCGGAACCAAAATAACATACCCGGGCAAAAAGGTCTTCCCTCATCCATGGAACCAAATATTTCCATGGCCAAATATCCAGCGTGCTTACTCCCTTAGTCTTTGAACGTATATGTCTTGCCATTTGTGTTGCAGAAGTTAAGTTGGGATGTATCAAAAACCTAGCAGCTACCTCTACCGAAAATTCGTACGTACTAAAAACACGGTCAACCGGATCCCGAAGTATTGTCACTACTGATGTTCTCTCCCTGCGAAGTTTGGACATCATGCTATAGTCATCATGAGTAACCAACAACCTGCAATGTCGCTTTCTGCATAGGGTGCATAATTAACACCTATTAGAAATGcaaatatatgaaaaattaagaaaggaatAGGCAAATGAAAGGGCAACAGACTATTATAGATCTGTAGGCCTCCAACTTAGTTGCTGACTTCAGGCTTGGCTTTACTTTTTAAAATGCAAACCTAGTGAAAGCAAATATGATACCCTTGTGAAGTAAATTTCTATGAAAATTACGCCTATcagtcaaaataaaaaaataatgatgctgtaacaat
Protein-coding regions in this window:
- the LOC126589285 gene encoding protein-tyrosine sulfotransferase-like isoform X2 encodes the protein MDLTLKFSILLLLLGFASVSANASPFRNDFGHCERVVKKWASSSLEQEVREDKHTLRDLLFFLHVPRTGGRTYFHCFLRKLYYSSLECPRSYDKLRFDPRKRHCRLLVTHDDYSMMSKLRRERTSVVTILRDPVDRVFSTYEFSVEVAARFLIHPNLTSATQMARHIRSKTKGVSTLDIWPWKYLVPWMREDLFARRDGQEQRGSDDVQSNDPYNMEEVVMPLHEYINDPIAQEIVHNGETFQVAGLTNNSYLSESHEVRHCVQRYKHLGEHVLEVAKKRLDDMLYVGLTEEHRESATMFANVVGAQVISQLGRSNSSEESATDSKPEQSYSVSDSKSDNNELRNRTLDGKESEIASPETVEAVKGNMTVGELMEAYEDCISSLRKTQANRRTSSLKRISPANFTKQARLQVPEMVLQQIRELNHLDVELYKYAQNIFANQHKRSFGITGIWERMQNSTYGTSIKVLSLGGTLVLLLLAFYVFVNARRRTSKVKI
- the LOC126589285 gene encoding protein-tyrosine sulfotransferase-like isoform X1, with protein sequence MDLTLKFSILLLLLGFGCRSLGSHNSSTASVSANASPFRNDFGHCERVVKKWASSSLEQEVREDKHTLRDLLFFLHVPRTGGRTYFHCFLRKLYYSSLECPRSYDKLRFDPRKRHCRLLVTHDDYSMMSKLRRERTSVVTILRDPVDRVFSTYEFSVEVAARFLIHPNLTSATQMARHIRSKTKGVSTLDIWPWKYLVPWMREDLFARRDGQEQRGSDDVQSNDPYNMEEVVMPLHEYINDPIAQEIVHNGETFQVAGLTNNSYLSESHEVRHCVQRYKHLGEHVLEVAKKRLDDMLYVGLTEEHRESATMFANVVGAQVISQLGRSNSSEESATDSKPEQSYSVSDSKSDNNELRNRTLDGKESEIASPETVEAVKGNMTVGELMEAYEDCISSLRKTQANRRTSSLKRISPANFTKQARLQVPEMVLQQIRELNHLDVELYKYAQNIFANQHKRSFGITGIWERMQNSTYGTSIKVLSLGGTLVLLLLAFYVFVNARRRTSKVKI
- the LOC126589285 gene encoding protein-tyrosine sulfotransferase-like isoform X4 — translated: MDLTLKFSILLLLLGFGCRSLGSHNSSTASVSANASPFRNDFGHCERVVKKWASSSLEQEVREDKHTLRDLLFFLHVPRTGGRTYFHCFLRKLYYSSLECPRSYDKLRFDPRKRHCRLLVTHDDYSMMSKLRRERTSVVTILRDPVDRVFSTYEFSVEVAARFLIHPNLTSATQMARHIRSKTKGVSTLDIWPWKYLVPWMREDLFARRDGQEQRGSDDVQSNDPYNMEEVVMPLHEYINDPIAQEIVHNGETFQVAGLTNNSYLSESHEVRHCVQRYKHLGEHVLEVAKKRLDDMLYVGLTEEHRESATMFANVVGAQVISQLGRSNSSEESATDSKPEQSYSVSDSKSDNNELRNRTLDGKESEIASPETVEAVKGNMTVGELMEAYEDCISSLRKTQANRRTSSLKRISPANFTKQGIWERMQNSTYGTSIKVLSLGGTLVLLLLAFYVFVNARRRTSKVKI
- the LOC126589285 gene encoding protein-tyrosine sulfotransferase-like isoform X3 codes for the protein MDLTLKFSILLLLLGFANASPFRNDFGHCERVVKKWASSSLEQEVREDKHTLRDLLFFLHVPRTGGRTYFHCFLRKLYYSSLECPRSYDKLRFDPRKRHCRLLVTHDDYSMMSKLRRERTSVVTILRDPVDRVFSTYEFSVEVAARFLIHPNLTSATQMARHIRSKTKGVSTLDIWPWKYLVPWMREDLFARRDGQEQRGSDDVQSNDPYNMEEVVMPLHEYINDPIAQEIVHNGETFQVAGLTNNSYLSESHEVRHCVQRYKHLGEHVLEVAKKRLDDMLYVGLTEEHRESATMFANVVGAQVISQLGRSNSSEESATDSKPEQSYSVSDSKSDNNELRNRTLDGKESEIASPETVEAVKGNMTVGELMEAYEDCISSLRKTQANRRTSSLKRISPANFTKQARLQVPEMVLQQIRELNHLDVELYKYAQNIFANQHKRSFGITGIWERMQNSTYGTSIKVLSLGGTLVLLLLAFYVFVNARRRTSKVKI